A single region of the Manihot esculenta cultivar AM560-2 chromosome 12, M.esculenta_v8, whole genome shotgun sequence genome encodes:
- the LOC110627782 gene encoding WD repeat-containing protein 44 codes for MLNSFEGEDDLFFDSTDCLSLEESIVAKEGLACNNSEYEIWLKEPKSVEERRQRFLCGMGLAQLASKRDEIVSIDRIVNCSGAESSSSALCTYGEETNLVCSGGGRTSEANSMIDEMEQEQFDNKTNEAFENENSESPSSMLECEQSCEEECKNSDEGKLKMKSWWKFFVHKKKLIEDACVSKVSKLNSEATKTNRMKVKQNKKRCMEFTGVYKGQELQAHKGIIWTMKFSPDGQYLATGGEDGTVRIWRVTSMDASHKSFASEGNLKESKYNLDTKKMSHTSVIIPKKIFQIEESPVHEYHGHTSDVLDLAWSNSNCLLSSSEDKTVRLWQVGSDHCLNVFHHTNYVTCIQFNPVDENYFISGSIDGKVRIWGVSEKRVVDWVDARDVTSAICYRPDGKGFVVGSITGTCRFYGASGNDLQLEAEIHVQGRKKTSGNRVTGIQFSQESSQRVLISSEDSKLRIFDGVDIVHKYKGLSKSGSQMSATFTSSGRHIISVGEDCRVYVWNYDGFCTPLSKHVKSVRSCEHFFSEGVSVAVPWSGMRAESKGLGCGHHIQNMKQTEDGASWRRDSERFSLGNWFFMDGPCRGASATWPEERLPCWDVAIAEEECQHQHYEDFQQQQQMISTNGHLALSDSWGLVIVAAGCDGTIKTFHNYGLPVRL; via the exons ATGCTGAATTCTTTTGAGGGAGAGGATGATTTGTTCTTTGATTCTACGGATTGTTTGTCACTTGAAGAGTCCATTGTAGCAAAAGAGGGCTTGGCGTGTAATAATTCAGAGTATGAAATCTGGTTGAAAGAGCCAAAAAGTGTTGAGGAGAGACGCCAAAGGTTTCTGTGCGGAATGGGTTTGGCTCAGTTGGCCTCTAAGAGAGACGAGATTGTTAGCATAGATAGGATTGTAAATTGCAGTGGAGCTGAATCAAGTTCTTCAGCTTTGTGTACATATGGGGAAGAGACAAATTTGGTTTGTTCTGGTGGGGGAAGAACTTCTGAAGCCAATTCTATGATTGATGAAATGGAGCAAGAACAGTTTGATAATAAAACAAATGAAGCTTTTGAAAATGAGAATTCTGAGTCTCCTTCCTCCATGTTAGAATGTGAGCAGAGTTGTGAAGAAGAATGTAAAAATTCTGATGAGGGAAAGCTGAAAATGAAGAGCTGGTGGAAATTCTTTGTACATAAGAAGAAGCTAATAGAAGATGCATGTGTATCCAAGGTATCAAAGCTGAATTCTGAGGCAACCAAAACAAACAGAATGAAGGTGAAACAGAACAAGAAGAGGTGCATGGAATTTACAGGTGTTTATAAGGGACAAGAGCTTCAAGCTCACAAAGGCATTATTTGGACAATGAAGTTCAGTCCTGATGGCCAGTATCTGGCAACCGGTGGAGAAGATGGGACCGTACGCATTTGGCGAGTTACATCAATGGATGCCTCTCACAAGTCTTTTGCATCTGAAGGCAATTTGAAAGAAAGCAAATACAACTTGGATACTAAAAAGATGAGCCATACATCAGTCATCATTCCTAAGAAGATTTTTCAGATTGAAGAGTCACCAGTGCATGAATATCATGGCCACACCAGTGATGTATTAGACTTGGCATGGTCCAATTCCAAT tgtcttctttcttcttctgagGATAAAACTGTTCGCCTATGGCAAGTGGGTTCTGATCATTGTTTGAATGTTTTTCACCATACTAATTATG TGACATGCATTCAGTTCAATCCAGTTGATGAAAACTATTTCATCAGTGGCTCGATTGATGGAAAAGTTCGAATTTGGGGAGTTTCAGAGAAGAGAGTTGTTGATTGGGTTGATGCTCGAGATGTAACATCTGCTATATGCTATAGGCCAGATGGAAAA GGCTTTGTTGTCGGTTCCATTACAGGCACTTGCCGCTTCTATGGAGCATCAGGCAATGATCTTCAGCTTGAAGCTGAGATACATGTTCAAGGCAGAAAAAAAACCTCAGGCAACAGAGTTACTGGCATTCAG TTTTCTCAGGAAAGTTCTCAAAGAGTTCTGATCTCTTCTGAAGATTCAAAGCTTCGTATATTTGATGGAGTTGATATTGTTCACAAATATAAag gtCTATCAAAGTCAGGAAGTCAAATGTCTGCTACATTTACTTCAAGTGGGAGACATATTATCTCAGTCGGAGAGGACTGTCGAGTTTATGTCTGGAACTATGATGGATTCTGCACCCCATTGTCTAAACACGTAAAATCCGTGAGATCTTGTGAGCATTTCTTCTCCGAAGGTGTCTCAGTTGCAGTACCTTGGTCAGGGATGAGAGCAGAATCGAAAGGCTTAGGTTGTGGTCATCACATTCAGAATATGAAGCAAACTGAAGATGGTGCTTCATGGAGGAGAGATTCAGAACGTTTTTCTCTTGGCAATTGGTTTTTCATGGATGGTCCATGCAGAGGGGCCTCTGCAACTTGGCCTGAAGAGAGACTTCCTTGTTGGGATGTAGCAATTGCAGAAGAGGAATGTCAGCATCAGCACTACGAAGATtttcagcagcagcagcagatgATTAGCACTAATGGCCACCTTGCTCTATCCGATTCGTGGGGACTTGTTATTGTGGCAGCAGGATGTGATGGAACAATCAAGACTTTCCACAACTATGGATTGCCTGTAAGGCTCTAG